One stretch of Candidatus Hydrogenedentota bacterium DNA includes these proteins:
- a CDS encoding DegT/DnrJ/EryC1/StrS family aminotransferase, translated as MIPFVDLKSQYLSIKHEIDAAIADVFDSSWFVLGKHCAAFEEEFASYHDGCCAAGCASGTDAIHLALRAAGVKPGDEVITAANTCVPTACGIAASGARPVFCDVSDDTLTMNPDSLRRAISPRTRAIVPVHLYGHPCDMDAILEIARTHDVIVIEDCAQAHGAFYKGRKCGTLGDAAAFSFYPSKNLGAYGDGGAVLTRDADLAQLVRMLRNYGEKSRYRSVTEGFNSRLDELQAAVLRVKLRRLDAWNAARRELAAAYTDALRESSVRLTIEKEWARSNYHLFVVRTPHRDALRVHLQSKGIGTQIHYPTPLHLQPAYAHLGYERGAFPVSESACNEVLSLPMYPELELKAVADVAAAIGDHR; from the coding sequence ATGATTCCCTTCGTCGATCTCAAATCGCAGTATCTCTCAATTAAGCATGAGATCGACGCCGCGATCGCGGACGTGTTCGACTCGAGCTGGTTCGTTCTCGGCAAGCACTGCGCCGCGTTCGAAGAGGAATTTGCGTCCTATCACGATGGCTGCTGTGCAGCGGGCTGTGCATCGGGGACCGACGCAATCCATCTCGCGCTCCGCGCGGCTGGAGTGAAGCCGGGAGACGAAGTCATAACCGCTGCGAACACCTGCGTGCCGACCGCGTGCGGCATTGCCGCGTCCGGCGCACGCCCGGTTTTCTGCGATGTTTCGGACGACACGCTCACGATGAATCCCGACTCCTTGCGCCGCGCTATTTCACCCCGCACGCGCGCGATTGTCCCCGTGCATCTCTACGGTCATCCCTGCGACATGGACGCCATCCTGGAAATCGCGCGAACGCATGACGTGATAGTTATCGAAGACTGCGCGCAGGCCCACGGTGCATTCTACAAAGGGAGGAAGTGCGGTACACTCGGCGACGCCGCCGCCTTCAGCTTCTACCCGAGCAAGAACCTGGGCGCGTACGGCGACGGCGGCGCCGTGCTCACGCGCGACGCAGACCTCGCGCAGCTTGTGCGAATGCTTCGCAACTATGGTGAGAAAAGCCGGTACCGGAGCGTCACGGAGGGGTTCAACAGCCGATTGGACGAACTTCAGGCGGCAGTTCTGCGCGTGAAACTGCGGCGCCTCGATGCATGGAACGCCGCCCGCCGCGAACTCGCCGCCGCCTATACGGACGCTTTACGCGAATCCAGCGTTCGGTTAACGATTGAGAAGGAATGGGCGCGAAGCAATTACCACTTGTTCGTCGTCCGGACTCCGCACCGGGATGCGCTGCGCGTACACCTCCAAAGTAAAGGTATCGGCACACAAATTCACTACCCCACGCCATTGCATCTCCAGCCCGCATATGCGCATCTCGGCTACGAACGCGGCGCCTTCCCCGTAAGCGAGTCAGCGTGCAATGAAGTACTGTCATTGCCGATGTATCCCGAGCTTGAGTTAAAGGCTGTGGCAGATGTCGCGGCTGCAATCGGGGACCATCGATAA
- a CDS encoding glycosyltransferase family 2 protein, producing MIATDKPSISIFYPCYNDWGTMGSMVLFTLQTVEKLGIDYDFTIIDDGSGQQTLDLLDRIEQEYPNVKVLRHEKNKGYGGALRSGFASGTKDWIFYTDGDAQYDVRELALLIEKAGPDVDVVQGYKIQRHDPLHRIVIGRIYHWMVKIAFGLNICDTDCDFRLIRRTVFDTITLKHDSGVICAEMMMRITRAGFRIVEVPVHHYQRAHGKSQFFNFPRLFRVAVTLSHLWFEEVFLYNLRRITGRR from the coding sequence ATGATCGCTACCGATAAACCTTCCATTTCCATATTTTACCCGTGCTACAACGACTGGGGCACGATGGGCAGCATGGTCCTATTTACCCTGCAAACTGTGGAAAAGCTCGGCATCGACTACGACTTCACAATCATCGACGACGGCAGTGGGCAGCAAACGCTCGATTTGCTGGATCGCATCGAGCAGGAATATCCGAACGTAAAGGTCCTTCGGCACGAAAAGAACAAAGGGTACGGCGGCGCGCTCCGCTCCGGGTTCGCGTCCGGAACAAAAGATTGGATTTTTTACACCGACGGCGACGCGCAGTACGACGTGCGCGAACTCGCCCTTCTAATCGAGAAAGCCGGCCCGGACGTGGATGTCGTTCAAGGCTACAAAATCCAGCGCCACGATCCACTGCATCGCATTGTTATCGGCCGCATCTATCATTGGATGGTGAAGATCGCGTTTGGCCTTAATATCTGCGATACCGATTGCGATTTCCGGCTCATACGCCGCACCGTCTTCGACACAATCACGCTCAAACACGATAGCGGCGTCATCTGCGCGGAGATGATGATGCGCATCACCCGCGCGGGGTTCCGAATCGTCGAAGTCCCCGTCCACCATTACCAGCGCGCGCACGGGAAATCGCAGTTCTTCAACTTCCCCCGCCTGTTCCGCGTCGCTGTGACGTTGTCGCATCTGTGGTTCGAGGAAGTGTTTCTCTATAACCTCCGCCGGATAACGGGCCGCAGATGA
- a CDS encoding glycosyltransferase family 39 protein: MSSGDNNREPKFDCGRFKSQFLWAHGTFAALAVFVCAGFTASASWALLGFSCLSGATEGGPSIPRLAMKAVFFSALLAASIAGLHALYRRKPGLRESLPGRTKSPSGRTTMIALLVSLGIVALATIPRLSVFPHIEPDESHHLIVARNVAVHGVYGSGMPATGFRPFDDYDSVGPTVLLPVAAAIWAFGEPLHSGRVIMALFFLLLCALVYLLVARSTNTMAGVFAVLFLLAAPGSLYLARTLYGEAPALLYLIAALFVWERALDSARPLSWCVASGALFGCALTTKYFLVVAAWPALGMWVYDWMTFRRIRLVHALVPTGVALAMLASWVGVTSLYGPHGTDTPGGHLSMYQHNLLFGLDSVGTALSWLAQHWIAAVFYLVVGIYSLTTAALLTAYRPACLLLALFALLIAYWWIFFTTGAIPRYLWYAMAIGAAFAGTFCASGFSRSQGKAARYRRFAYIASTVMLVFVAWETAPRIAAMATRDEMQDEYAVVDHLVKHYDRAAVATTFYPIQRVANLLAEFPVDRVRTTDSWQEYDAVVLDARSQTDAIGDNRIEQTFGRYAIITAKTKHP, translated from the coding sequence GTGAGCAGCGGGGACAACAATCGCGAACCGAAGTTTGACTGCGGACGCTTCAAATCGCAATTTCTCTGGGCCCACGGGACCTTTGCGGCGCTTGCGGTCTTTGTATGCGCGGGGTTTACCGCGTCGGCGTCGTGGGCGCTGCTGGGCTTCAGTTGCCTCTCCGGTGCAACGGAGGGCGGGCCTTCAATTCCAAGATTGGCGATGAAGGCGGTGTTCTTCTCCGCACTTCTCGCCGCGAGCATAGCCGGGTTGCACGCACTGTACCGCCGCAAACCCGGCCTGCGCGAATCTTTGCCCGGACGCACGAAATCTCCGAGTGGCCGAACGACAATGATCGCCCTGCTCGTATCGCTGGGAATCGTCGCGCTCGCAACCATTCCGCGCTTGTCCGTGTTTCCGCACATCGAACCGGATGAGTCACACCACCTCATCGTGGCGCGAAACGTCGCGGTGCATGGCGTGTACGGATCGGGCATGCCCGCTACGGGGTTTAGGCCTTTCGACGACTACGACAGTGTCGGGCCGACCGTCCTGCTTCCGGTTGCCGCGGCAATATGGGCGTTTGGTGAGCCGCTACATTCCGGGCGCGTCATAATGGCGCTCTTCTTTCTACTGCTATGCGCTTTGGTTTACCTTCTGGTTGCGCGTTCGACAAATACAATGGCAGGCGTTTTTGCCGTGTTGTTCTTGCTGGCGGCGCCGGGCTCGTTGTACCTCGCGCGCACGCTGTACGGCGAGGCGCCCGCGCTGCTGTATCTTATCGCCGCGCTGTTCGTGTGGGAACGTGCGCTCGACTCGGCAAGACCGCTGAGCTGGTGCGTCGCATCGGGCGCCTTGTTCGGTTGCGCCCTGACGACTAAATACTTTCTCGTCGTCGCGGCGTGGCCCGCGCTGGGGATGTGGGTTTACGATTGGATGACGTTTCGCCGCATCCGCTTGGTGCACGCACTCGTTCCCACCGGGGTCGCGCTGGCCATGCTCGCCAGTTGGGTTGGTGTGACCAGCCTATACGGACCGCACGGTACCGATACCCCCGGTGGTCACCTGAGTATGTACCAGCACAATCTGCTGTTTGGCCTTGATTCAGTTGGCACGGCGCTTTCCTGGTTGGCGCAACATTGGATTGCAGCGGTCTTCTACTTGGTAGTTGGCATATATTCACTGACCACCGCGGCGCTGCTAACCGCCTACCGCCCCGCCTGCCTCTTGCTGGCGTTGTTCGCACTCCTCATCGCGTATTGGTGGATTTTCTTTACGACGGGCGCGATTCCCCGCTATCTTTGGTATGCAATGGCAATCGGCGCCGCGTTTGCAGGCACATTCTGCGCGAGTGGATTCAGCCGCTCCCAAGGCAAGGCCGCTCGATACCGACGCTTCGCCTATATCGCTTCAACCGTAATGCTCGTGTTCGTCGCATGGGAGACGGCACCGCGTATCGCCGCGATGGCGACGCGCGACGAAATGCAGGACGAATATGCTGTCGTCGACCACTTGGTGAAACACTATGACCGAGCCGCGGTCGCGACCACATTTTATCCGATACAGCGTGTCGCGAACTTGCTGGCCGAGTTTCCAGTCGATCGCGTGCGAACAACCGATTCGTGGCAGGAATATGACGCTGTCGTCTTGGACGCGCGGAGTCAAACCGACGCCATCGGCGACAATCGTATAGAACAAACATTTGGACGCTACGCAATCATCACGGCCAAGACAAAGCACCCATGA